One Paraburkholderia phytofirmans OLGA172 genomic window carries:
- a CDS encoding SET domain-containing protein, with protein MSSRRIAVRRSGVHGKGVFAIEPIAAGERLIEYKGERISWKEALRRHPHNPDEPNHTFYFALDSGKVIDGKVDGNSARWINHSCAPNCEAEEIDGHVYVHALRDIAEGEEIFYDYGLVIDARQTKKLKKEYECRCGTRKCRGTMLAPPENAKGASRSDKTVKKAKTSAKKAKKK; from the coding sequence ATGAGTTCACGCAGGATCGCCGTGCGCCGTTCGGGTGTGCACGGCAAAGGCGTGTTTGCCATCGAGCCGATTGCGGCGGGCGAGCGGCTGATCGAATACAAGGGTGAGCGAATCTCCTGGAAAGAAGCGTTGCGCCGTCATCCGCATAATCCGGACGAACCGAATCACACGTTCTATTTCGCGCTCGACAGCGGCAAGGTGATCGACGGCAAAGTGGACGGCAACAGCGCGCGCTGGATCAACCATTCATGTGCGCCGAACTGCGAAGCCGAAGAGATCGACGGTCACGTCTACGTACATGCGCTGCGCGACATCGCCGAGGGGGAGGAAATCTTTTACGACTACGGCCTCGTCATCGACGCGCGTCAGACCAAGAAGCTCAAGAAGGAATACGAATGCCGTTGCGGCACGCGCAAGTGCCGCGGCACGATGCTGGCGCCGCCGGAGAACGCGAAGGGCGCTTCCAGGTCCGACAAGACGGTGAAGAAGGCGAAAACGTCTGCGAAAAAAGCGAAGAAGAAATGA
- a CDS encoding NADH:flavin oxidoreductase/NADH oxidase, translated as MSALFSPLTLRSVTLPNRIVVSPMCQYSAERGEATAWHMIHLGSLALSGAGMLCIEATSVEPDGRITPNDLGLWDDATEAALEPVLASIRKHSQIRVAMQLSHAGRKASSRVPWEGGQLIPVSQGGWLPHAPSALPHKAGEEPPLALDTPALNRIREAFAASARRAARLGVDALEVHAAHGYLLHQFLSPIANQRSDDYGGSMENRMRFPLEIFDIVRAAFPADKPVGVRVSATDWVEGGWTLEDTIAFAQELKKRGCDWIDVSSGGVSPLQRIPLEPGYQIPFARAVKQATGLTTIGVGLVTDPLHAEQIIEEGDADLIALARALLYNPRWPWHAAAQLGATVEAPPQYWRSQPRDQKALFGEISFGQR; from the coding sequence ATGAGCGCGCTTTTTTCTCCGCTCACGCTGCGTAGCGTGACGCTTCCCAATCGTATCGTCGTCTCCCCGATGTGCCAGTATTCCGCCGAACGTGGCGAGGCTACGGCGTGGCACATGATCCATCTCGGCAGTCTCGCGTTATCGGGCGCCGGCATGTTGTGCATCGAGGCGACCTCCGTCGAGCCGGACGGCCGGATTACGCCGAACGATCTTGGACTGTGGGACGACGCCACCGAAGCCGCACTGGAGCCGGTCCTGGCCTCGATCCGCAAGCATTCGCAGATTCGCGTTGCCATGCAGTTGTCACATGCAGGGCGCAAGGCGTCGAGTCGTGTGCCTTGGGAAGGCGGTCAACTGATTCCAGTTTCGCAAGGCGGCTGGCTGCCGCATGCACCGTCGGCGTTGCCGCACAAAGCGGGTGAAGAGCCGCCGCTCGCCCTCGACACACCCGCACTGAACCGGATTCGCGAAGCGTTCGCGGCTTCCGCGCGCCGCGCCGCGCGCCTCGGCGTCGATGCGCTGGAAGTGCACGCGGCGCACGGCTATCTGCTGCATCAGTTTCTGTCGCCGATCGCCAATCAACGCAGCGACGACTACGGCGGCTCGATGGAAAACCGTATGCGCTTCCCGCTCGAAATCTTCGATATCGTGCGCGCTGCGTTTCCCGCCGACAAACCGGTTGGCGTGCGGGTCTCGGCGACCGACTGGGTCGAAGGCGGCTGGACGCTAGAGGACACGATTGCGTTTGCGCAGGAGTTGAAAAAGCGCGGCTGCGACTGGATCGACGTGTCGTCCGGAGGTGTCTCGCCGTTGCAGAGGATTCCGCTTGAGCCGGGTTACCAGATTCCTTTCGCACGGGCCGTCAAACAGGCAACCGGCCTCACTACCATCGGCGTGGGCCTGGTTACGGATCCGCTCCATGCCGAACAAATCATCGAAGAAGGGGATGCCGATCTGATCGCGCTGGCCCGCGCGTTGCTGTACAACCCGCGTTGGCCGTGGCACGCCGCGGCGCAACTCGGCGCAACGGTCGAAGCGCCGCCGCAGTACTGGCGTTCGCAACCGCGCGACCAAAAGGCACTGTTTGGCGAGATTTCGTTCGGACAACGGTGA
- a CDS encoding glutamine amidotransferase, with protein sequence MNHEVLAIRHVHFEDLGSLELELGERSRPVRYLDVGFARIEAPNPVAASLMVVLGGPISATDDALYPTLVPLLSMIEKRIAAGLPTLGICLGAQLIARALGARVYPAGHTELGWTPLTLTDAGRASPVRHLDGAHTSMLHWHGDTFDLPDNATRLASTPACENQAFAWGGHVLGLQCHPEIRADRFEPWLIGNAGEIAGHGIDVRQLRAETAQFGPALEAAARRMFGEWLDQVEPKP encoded by the coding sequence ATGAATCACGAAGTTCTGGCCATTCGCCATGTGCACTTCGAAGATCTGGGCAGTCTTGAACTGGAGCTCGGCGAGCGTAGTCGGCCGGTGCGTTATCTCGATGTCGGCTTTGCCCGTATCGAAGCACCCAACCCTGTTGCCGCGTCGCTCATGGTCGTACTCGGCGGCCCGATCAGTGCAACCGACGACGCCCTTTACCCGACGCTCGTCCCGTTGCTCTCCATGATCGAAAAGCGCATTGCCGCCGGTTTGCCGACGCTCGGCATCTGCCTCGGCGCGCAATTGATCGCCCGTGCGCTCGGCGCGCGCGTTTATCCCGCGGGTCATACCGAACTCGGCTGGACACCGCTTACGCTCACCGATGCCGGCCGTGCTTCGCCGGTGCGTCATCTGGATGGCGCGCACACGTCGATGCTGCATTGGCACGGCGACACCTTCGATCTGCCCGACAACGCCACGCGTCTCGCCTCGACGCCCGCCTGCGAAAACCAGGCGTTCGCCTGGGGCGGCCACGTGCTGGGTCTGCAATGTCATCCGGAGATTCGCGCTGACCGGTTCGAACCCTGGCTGATCGGCAACGCCGGTGAGATAGCCGGACACGGTATCGATGTACGTCAGTTGCGGGCCGAGACTGCGCAGTTCGGTCCGGCGCTGGAAGCCGCCGCGCGCCGGATGTTCGGCGAGTGGCTCGATCAGGTCGAGCCGAAACCCTGA
- a CDS encoding MarR family winged helix-turn-helix transcriptional regulator, with amino-acid sequence MSEGVYGEKAAGRVTHSLLRLSTAMRSQAWEWAEGAGLTPTQGEILVLLMQRKGPMRLGEIARETALTAATTSDAVSTLETKGLVEKRRALDDGRALAVRLTARGRTAAKRAAQWPDFLAKAVGTLRDEEQTLFYRTLLKTIHQLEAQGTIPPHRMCLSCTHFEPSKNPKKTPHHCALLNMNMSDTDLRLDCSVYEAADIATQKKTWKIFAQ; translated from the coding sequence ATGAGCGAAGGCGTATACGGAGAAAAGGCAGCTGGGCGAGTGACCCACAGCCTATTGCGATTGAGCACGGCCATGCGGAGCCAGGCTTGGGAATGGGCGGAGGGCGCAGGCCTTACGCCGACTCAGGGCGAAATCCTGGTCTTGCTGATGCAGCGTAAAGGCCCGATGCGTCTCGGCGAAATTGCCCGTGAAACGGCGTTGACCGCCGCGACCACGAGCGATGCCGTGAGCACGCTCGAGACCAAAGGCCTGGTCGAAAAGCGCCGTGCCCTCGACGACGGCCGCGCCCTCGCGGTCCGTCTGACGGCGCGTGGCCGCACCGCCGCGAAACGCGCTGCGCAATGGCCGGACTTCCTGGCCAAAGCGGTCGGCACGCTGCGCGACGAAGAGCAGACGCTGTTCTATCGCACGCTGCTCAAGACCATCCACCAGCTGGAAGCGCAAGGCACCATTCCGCCGCACCGCATGTGCCTGAGCTGCACGCACTTCGAGCCGAGCAAGAATCCGAAGAAGACGCCGCATCACTGCGCGCTGCTCAATATGAACATGTCGGACACGGATTTGCGTCTCGATTGCTCGGTCTACGAAGCGGCCGACATCGCTACCCAAAAGAAGACCTGGAAGATCTTCGCCCAATAA
- a CDS encoding YbdK family carboxylate-amine ligase, producing the protein MSLEPFIDSKPFTFGVELEMQIVNTHDYDLTKAGSDLMRLIKDEKIPGNITPEITESMIELSTGICTTHEQAVTDLRKIRDTLVSAADHLNVGLCGGGTHAFQQWSERQIVDTPRFQYLSELYGYLAKQFTVFGQHVHIGCPDPNSALYLLHSMSRFIPHFIALSASSPFVQGVDTGFHSARLNSVFAFPLSGRAPFVLTWDSFEEYFSKMVHTGVVNSMKDFYWDIRPKPGFGTIEVRVMDTPFSVDRAAAIACYIQTLARHLLLDKPITPKEDDYLVYTFNRFEACRFGLAGNCIDPQTSERKTISEDILETLDLIAPHAEALGSGKALAEIGAIARGQVNDATWLRGVFEQEKSLHEAVRQQCLQWRA; encoded by the coding sequence ATGTCACTCGAACCCTTCATCGATTCGAAACCGTTCACTTTCGGCGTCGAACTCGAAATGCAGATCGTGAATACGCACGACTATGATCTGACCAAAGCCGGCTCGGATCTGATGCGCCTCATCAAGGATGAAAAAATCCCCGGCAACATCACGCCGGAAATCACCGAAAGCATGATCGAGTTGTCGACCGGTATCTGCACGACGCACGAACAGGCCGTTACCGATTTGCGCAAGATCCGCGATACGCTGGTTTCCGCGGCTGATCATCTGAACGTCGGCTTGTGCGGCGGCGGCACGCACGCATTCCAGCAATGGAGTGAAAGGCAGATCGTCGATACGCCGCGCTTTCAGTATCTTTCAGAGTTGTACGGCTACCTTGCCAAGCAATTTACGGTGTTCGGCCAGCACGTGCACATCGGCTGTCCTGATCCGAACAGCGCGCTGTATCTGCTCCATTCCATGTCGCGCTTCATTCCGCATTTCATCGCGTTGTCCGCTTCGTCGCCGTTCGTACAAGGTGTCGACACCGGTTTTCATTCGGCACGACTGAATTCCGTGTTCGCGTTTCCGTTGTCGGGCCGCGCGCCGTTCGTGTTGACGTGGGATAGCTTTGAGGAATACTTCTCGAAGATGGTTCATACGGGCGTGGTCAACAGCATGAAGGATTTTTACTGGGACATCCGCCCGAAGCCCGGTTTCGGCACGATCGAAGTGCGCGTGATGGATACGCCGTTTTCAGTGGATCGCGCCGCGGCGATTGCCTGCTACATCCAGACGCTTGCACGGCATCTGTTGCTCGACAAGCCGATCACGCCGAAGGAAGACGATTACCTCGTCTATACCTTCAACCGCTTCGAGGCATGCCGCTTCGGTCTGGCCGGCAACTGCATCGATCCGCAAACGAGCGAACGCAAGACGATTTCCGAAGACATCCTCGAAACGCTGGATCTGATTGCACCGCACGCCGAAGCATTGGGTTCGGGCAAAGCGCTCGCCGAAATCGGGGCGATCGCGCGCGGTCAGGTCAATGACGCGACGTGGTTGCGCGGGGTTTTCGAGCAGGAAAAGTCCTTGCACGAAGCTGTAAGGCAGCAGTGTCTGCAGTGGCGAGCCTAG
- a CDS encoding cation:proton antiporter — MKSAFSFFPAWPLTPDAIFWAGLALLAAGLCGELCYRAWRLPRISGYAVIGLVAGAAGFGVIDADSASAARPLLDVALGLLLFELGSRLDLRWIRRNPWLILSSVAEATLTFALVLPVLLFLKVPLMVATVLAAIAMATSPAMVIQLKTELRAEGQVTQRLLTLTALNSMYAVVIEKLVSSWLHQEVYGNVYATILQPLYLLAGSLVLAYLLARTCTFFYRRLNMQDEHSFVALFGLVLLAIAVAHVFKLSTILALLAAGIIVKNLEARPQLWPEHFGTAGWLLTVILFVLTLTSFEWKDIALGGVAALGLIVARLAAKLVGVMAFAKPSGLNWKQGMALGLSLSPMSALAYLLVDDTYTLYPNFDPQLRAIVMCSIFVLQILGPWLVYRSLALVAERREE; from the coding sequence ATGAAGTCGGCGTTTTCATTTTTTCCAGCGTGGCCACTCACACCCGACGCCATTTTTTGGGCTGGTCTCGCATTGCTCGCGGCGGGCCTGTGCGGTGAACTTTGCTATCGCGCATGGCGCTTGCCGCGCATTTCCGGGTATGCGGTCATCGGTCTGGTCGCGGGGGCCGCCGGTTTTGGCGTGATCGATGCGGATTCCGCGAGCGCCGCGCGGCCGCTGCTCGATGTGGCGCTCGGTTTGTTGTTATTCGAACTGGGCAGCCGGCTCGATCTGCGCTGGATTCGCCGCAATCCCTGGCTGATTCTGTCGAGCGTTGCCGAAGCCACGCTCACGTTCGCGCTGGTTTTGCCGGTTTTGTTGTTTCTGAAGGTGCCGCTGATGGTGGCAACGGTGCTCGCCGCGATTGCCATGGCAACTTCGCCGGCGATGGTGATCCAGCTCAAAACCGAGCTGCGCGCGGAAGGTCAGGTTACCCAACGGTTGTTGACCCTTACCGCACTGAACAGCATGTACGCGGTGGTGATCGAAAAACTCGTCTCGAGCTGGTTGCATCAGGAGGTTTACGGCAACGTATACGCCACGATTCTGCAGCCGCTGTATCTGCTGGCCGGCTCGCTGGTGCTGGCCTATCTTCTCGCGCGCACCTGCACGTTTTTTTATCGCCGTCTGAACATGCAGGACGAGCATTCGTTCGTCGCGTTGTTCGGCCTCGTGCTGCTGGCGATTGCGGTGGCGCATGTGTTCAAGCTTTCCACCATTCTTGCGTTGCTGGCCGCGGGCATCATCGTGAAGAATCTTGAAGCGCGTCCGCAATTGTGGCCCGAACATTTCGGTACGGCCGGCTGGTTATTGACCGTGATTCTGTTCGTGCTTACGCTGACCTCGTTCGAATGGAAAGACATCGCACTTGGCGGGGTCGCGGCGCTGGGCCTGATTGTTGCGCGCCTGGCTGCGAAACTGGTGGGCGTGATGGCCTTCGCCAAGCCGAGCGGCTTGAACTGGAAGCAGGGCATGGCCCTCGGTTTGTCGCTATCGCCGATGTCGGCGCTGGCGTACCTGCTTGTCGACGATACCTACACCCTCTATCCGAATTTCGATCCGCAACTGCGCGCGATCGTGATGTGTTCGATTTTCGTGCTGCAGATTCTCGGGCCGTGGCTCGTGTATCGCAGCCTGGCGCTGGTGGCCGAACGGCGCGAAGAGTAA
- the mnmC gene encoding bifunctional tRNA (5-methylaminomethyl-2-thiouridine)(34)-methyltransferase MnmD/FAD-dependent 5-carboxymethylaminomethyl-2-thiouridine(34) oxidoreductase MnmC: MTDPLIPAVLAFRDNGTPFSPLYDDIYHSAVGGLEQAEYVFLRGNGLPERWQGRRVFTVLETGFGMGINFLMSWAAWRADPARCERLHFVSTEKHPFTQADLRSVYAATISDPQIAALAETLAAEWPMLVPGTHRLEFEGGRITLTLVFADAVDSLPALRLRADAFYLDGFAPARNPEMWTPAIFKALARLAGEGATFATYSSAGDIKRALTQNGFVYQKIDGFGWKRAMLVGHFAPRWRVRRYEPPAPLEVDERHAIVIGTGLAGCATIERLASRGWRVTSLERHASVAEDASGNPAGVFHPMISRDDSVASRVTRAGFLYTLRRWAALERLGHRPMRGAPGLLQIAADDEEARSMSEAIAAFGYPSDYVTPVSLGEAQRLAGMPLARGGWLFPEGGWIDPASLCAAQCAAAGGLLDRRFGVDVARLARSGNQWTVFDAAGQAIARAPVVIVASAHEAARIAGLQHAPTRSIRGQLTLLPPGTVPPLGMPVMGVGYAVPLADGVTLTGATYELDDPDPSLRPDGHLENLERVAQMLPAFDGIVAPARAAALAGRVAFRCVTSDRMPMIGNFADEAASARDAQRLRGAWPLDLPRVDGLYGAFAYGSRGLVWAALGAELIASQIEGEPWPLERELAEDIDPARFLLRALRHGTAS; encoded by the coding sequence ATGACCGATCCGCTGATCCCCGCCGTCCTCGCATTCCGCGACAACGGCACGCCTTTTTCGCCGCTCTACGACGACATTTACCACAGCGCCGTCGGCGGTCTCGAACAGGCTGAATACGTCTTCCTCCGCGGTAACGGGCTGCCGGAGCGGTGGCAGGGACGCCGCGTCTTCACCGTGCTCGAAACCGGTTTCGGCATGGGTATCAACTTTCTGATGAGCTGGGCCGCCTGGCGAGCCGATCCGGCGCGTTGCGAGCGGCTGCACTTCGTCTCGACCGAGAAGCATCCGTTTACTCAAGCCGATTTGCGCAGCGTCTATGCGGCGACGATTTCAGATCCGCAGATTGCCGCGCTGGCGGAAACACTGGCCGCCGAATGGCCGATGCTCGTCCCCGGCACGCACCGGCTCGAATTCGAGGGCGGACGGATCACGCTGACGCTCGTGTTCGCCGACGCGGTAGACAGCTTGCCGGCATTGAGGCTGCGCGCCGATGCGTTCTATCTCGACGGTTTCGCACCGGCCAGGAACCCCGAAATGTGGACACCTGCGATCTTCAAAGCGCTGGCTCGGCTGGCCGGCGAGGGCGCTACGTTCGCGACCTACAGCAGCGCCGGCGACATCAAACGTGCGTTGACGCAAAACGGCTTTGTGTACCAAAAAATTGACGGCTTCGGCTGGAAACGCGCGATGCTGGTCGGCCATTTCGCGCCACGCTGGCGCGTACGCCGCTATGAGCCGCCCGCACCGCTTGAAGTCGACGAACGGCATGCGATCGTGATCGGCACCGGGCTCGCCGGCTGCGCGACGATCGAGCGTCTGGCCTCGCGTGGCTGGCGCGTCACATCGCTGGAACGGCACGCGTCGGTGGCCGAGGACGCTTCGGGCAATCCGGCCGGCGTGTTCCATCCCATGATCTCGCGCGACGACAGCGTCGCTTCGCGTGTCACGCGTGCAGGCTTTCTCTACACGCTCAGACGCTGGGCAGCGCTCGAACGGCTGGGTCACCGCCCAATGCGCGGCGCTCCCGGCCTGTTGCAGATCGCCGCAGACGACGAAGAAGCGCGCTCGATGAGCGAAGCAATCGCGGCGTTCGGTTACCCTTCGGACTATGTGACGCCCGTATCGCTTGGCGAAGCGCAAAGACTTGCGGGCATGCCGCTCGCGCGCGGCGGCTGGCTCTTTCCGGAGGGCGGCTGGATCGACCCGGCGTCGCTTTGTGCCGCGCAATGCGCGGCGGCAGGCGGGCTGCTCGACCGCCGCTTCGGCGTGGACGTGGCGCGCCTCGCGCGGTCCGGCAATCAATGGACCGTCTTCGACGCAGCAGGGCAGGCCATCGCGCGCGCGCCGGTGGTCATTGTCGCAAGCGCACACGAGGCCGCGCGCATCGCCGGTTTGCAGCATGCACCGACCCGCAGCATCCGCGGCCAGCTGACTTTGCTGCCGCCAGGCACCGTACCGCCGCTTGGGATGCCGGTGATGGGCGTTGGCTACGCGGTGCCACTCGCCGACGGCGTCACGCTGACCGGCGCGACCTACGAACTCGACGACCCTGATCCCTCGCTGCGACCAGATGGCCATCTGGAAAACCTCGAGCGTGTCGCGCAGATGCTGCCGGCCTTTGACGGCATCGTCGCTCCGGCACGCGCGGCGGCGCTTGCGGGACGCGTCGCGTTTCGCTGCGTGACGAGCGACCGGATGCCGATGATCGGCAACTTTGCCGACGAAGCCGCATCGGCGCGCGATGCCCAGCGCCTGCGTGGCGCATGGCCGCTCGATTTGCCGCGCGTCGACGGCTTGTACGGCGCATTCGCGTACGGGTCGCGCGGTCTGGTATGGGCGGCGCTGGGTGCCGAGTTGATCGCCTCGCAAATCGAAGGTGAGCCGTGGCCGCTCGAACGGGAGTTGGCCGAAGACATCGATCCTGCCCGCTTCCTCTTACGCGCGTTGCGCCATGGCACAGCGAGTTAA
- a CDS encoding HU family DNA-binding protein — protein sequence MNKQELIDAVAGQTGASKAQTGETLDTLLEVIKKSVSKGDAVQLIGFGSFGSGKRAARTGRNPKTGETIKIPAAKTVKFTAGKAFKDAVNKR from the coding sequence ATGAACAAACAGGAACTGATCGACGCCGTCGCAGGACAGACCGGCGCCAGCAAGGCTCAAACCGGTGAGACGCTGGACACGTTGCTTGAAGTGATCAAGAAGTCCGTGTCGAAGGGTGACGCGGTTCAGTTGATCGGCTTCGGCAGCTTCGGTTCGGGCAAGCGCGCAGCACGTACGGGTCGTAACCCCAAGACCGGCGAAACTATCAAGATCCCGGCTGCCAAGACCGTCAAGTTTACGGCTGGCAAGGCGTTCAAGGACGCGGTCAACAAGCGCTAA
- a CDS encoding GTP-binding protein: MNQPLLPVTVLSGFLGAGKTTLLNHILANRSGLRVAVIVNDLAAVNIDATLVRDAAALSHVEEQLVELSNGCICCTLRDDLLVEIKRLAGEKRFDAILIESTGVAEPMPIAETFTFVDEDGASLSDLAQLDTMVTVVDAFNFLRDYGSAEALSERGIAATEEDDRTLVELLIEQIEFCDVLVVNKADLVSADELTRLQRILARINPRAVQVVSRFGEVPLADVLNTGRFDFDEASSAPGWLASLNHENEHGHAHHGEADEFGIGNFIYRARRPFHPERLWALLHQEWKGVLRSKGFFWLATRNDIAGSLSQAGGACRHGPAGMWWAAQDRSEWPDGDDELAAEIAADWYGDPDDLSIGDRRQELVMIGVGIDPAVWKAKFDACLVTDEEYAAGPQAWQRFADPFPAWDFDEDDHDHDHDHHGDGHDAHGHGEIVHRHD; this comes from the coding sequence ATGAACCAGCCGCTACTGCCCGTCACCGTGCTCTCCGGTTTTCTGGGCGCCGGCAAGACCACGCTTCTGAACCACATCCTCGCGAATCGTTCCGGTTTGCGCGTCGCCGTGATCGTCAACGATCTGGCCGCCGTCAATATCGATGCCACGCTCGTGCGCGACGCCGCAGCGCTCTCGCATGTCGAAGAGCAGCTTGTCGAACTGTCGAACGGCTGCATCTGCTGCACGTTGCGCGACGACTTGCTGGTCGAGATCAAGCGGCTTGCCGGCGAAAAGCGCTTCGATGCGATCCTGATCGAGTCGACCGGGGTGGCCGAGCCGATGCCGATTGCCGAAACCTTCACCTTCGTCGACGAGGACGGCGCGTCGCTATCCGATCTCGCGCAGCTCGATACGATGGTGACGGTGGTCGACGCGTTCAACTTCCTGCGCGACTACGGTTCAGCCGAGGCGCTCTCCGAACGGGGCATCGCCGCGACGGAAGAGGACGATCGGACGCTGGTGGAATTGCTGATCGAGCAGATTGAATTCTGCGACGTGCTGGTGGTGAACAAGGCCGATCTGGTGAGCGCCGATGAACTCACTCGCCTGCAGCGCATCCTCGCCCGCATCAATCCACGCGCCGTGCAGGTGGTGAGCCGTTTCGGCGAGGTGCCGCTTGCCGACGTGCTGAACACCGGGCGTTTCGATTTCGACGAGGCGTCGAGCGCACCGGGCTGGCTGGCATCGCTTAATCATGAAAATGAGCACGGCCATGCCCATCATGGAGAAGCGGACGAATTCGGCATCGGCAATTTCATTTACCGCGCGCGCCGGCCGTTTCACCCGGAGCGCCTATGGGCGCTGCTGCATCAGGAGTGGAAGGGCGTCTTGCGCAGCAAGGGCTTCTTCTGGCTCGCAACGCGTAACGACATCGCCGGTTCGCTGTCGCAGGCGGGTGGCGCTTGCCGGCATGGTCCGGCCGGGATGTGGTGGGCCGCTCAGGATCGCAGCGAATGGCCGGACGGCGACGACGAGCTAGCCGCCGAAATTGCCGCCGACTGGTACGGCGATCCGGACGATCTGAGCATCGGCGATCGCCGCCAGGAACTGGTGATGATCGGCGTTGGCATCGACCCGGCTGTCTGGAAAGCGAAGTTCGACGCATGCCTCGTGACGGACGAGGAATACGCAGCGGGACCGCAAGCGTGGCAACGATTCGCCGATCCGTTCCCGGCATGGGACTTCGACGAAGACGACCATGACCATGACCACGATCATCATGGCGATGGCCACGACGCCCATGGCCACGGCGAAATCGTGCATCGGCACGATTGA
- a CDS encoding lytic transglycosylase domain-containing protein: MKRTFVTVAAGLAVLIAAGQARADCFDEAAKYQKVNPLILRAIAWQESHNRPDAQHKNANGSTDYGVMQINSVHLPVLAQYGISQGTLMEPCKNVYIAAWHLRRQMNKYGNTWQAVGAYHSETPALRDKYAMQIAAILRKWNLMPAGH, encoded by the coding sequence ATGAAACGAACCTTTGTCACCGTCGCCGCAGGACTTGCCGTGCTGATCGCAGCAGGGCAGGCACGCGCCGATTGCTTTGACGAAGCGGCGAAGTATCAGAAGGTCAACCCCTTGATTCTGCGCGCAATTGCGTGGCAGGAGTCACACAATCGGCCGGACGCGCAGCATAAGAACGCCAACGGCTCGACCGACTATGGCGTGATGCAGATCAATTCGGTCCATCTGCCCGTACTCGCGCAATATGGCATCTCGCAAGGCACGCTGATGGAGCCTTGCAAGAACGTCTATATCGCGGCGTGGCATCTGCGCCGCCAGATGAACAAGTATGGCAATACCTGGCAGGCGGTCGGCGCGTATCACTCCGAGACGCCGGCACTGCGTGATAAGTACGCAATGCAGATCGCTGCGATCCTTCGCAAGTGGAATCTGATGCCCGCTGGACACTGA